Proteins from a genomic interval of Rhipicephalus microplus isolate Deutch F79 chromosome 6, USDA_Rmic, whole genome shotgun sequence:
- the LOC119167883 gene encoding uncharacterized protein LOC119167883 isoform X2: protein MILAEGRLLLPLELSWRELSLADYFPRLFVPGGAGRSTAAPFSTFALLRWWRDPGRRQTAANLGILLDKGGSG, encoded by the exons ATGATCCTGGCAGAAGGCAGACTCCTCCTACCCTTGGAATTATCTTG GAGAGAGCTGTCTCTGGCAGACTACTTTCCAAGGCTATTCGTTCCTGGTGGCGCCGGTCGTAGTACTGCCGCACCTTTCAGCACCTTCGCACTGCTTCGCTGGTGGCGTGATCCTGGCAGAAGGCAGACTGCTGCTAACCTTGGAATTCTGTTG GACAAAGGTGGCTCCGGCTGA
- the LOC119167883 gene encoding uncharacterized protein LOC119167883 isoform X1 — protein sequence MVDISSETSGTNFLHELLGHRSTNTPMTADVPFLNEWCVVDCPASGKEKVAIDPLRMAVSAAPPHSIADTSIGRRNRPRVGLSSLPVTRKEVAAADSFPKLSVPGGVDRSTAAPFSIFALLR from the exons ATGGTAGACATCTCTTCGGAGACCAGCGGGACCAACTTTCTTCACGAACTGCTTGGTCATCGGTCAACAA ATACACCAATGACTGCAGATGTCCCATTTTTGAACGAGTGGTGCGTCGTAGACTGTCCAGCCTCAGGCAAGGAGAAAGTTGCAATCGACCCACTCCGTATGGCCGTGTCAGCAGCGCCTCCACATTCAATCGCTGATACTTCTATAGGCAGGAGAAAC CGTCCGCGTGTTGGTCTTTCATCGCTACCCGTGACAAGGAAAGAGGTGGCTGCGGCAGACTCATTCCCAAAGCTATCCGTTCCTGGCGGCGTCGATCGTAGTACTGCCGCACCTTTCAGCATTTTCGCACTGCTTCGATGA
- the Ced-12 gene encoding engulfment and cell motility Ced-12 yields the protein MKGARQSKPGTMSAIKDAHIVKIAVEMDEQVPQLIEFDQQRPLTAIIQDLCNTWALAEPEQYSLQFSDNARSYITEKNRNDIKNGYVLRLTHSPAKTAQDILDKLHSNKPDDMRVALERLQRLSSDYTFALEFINKQGHQLLINMVEAGSYTGDHLALTLQSFVELMDHGIVLWDILEPKFVGRVANQVNVNTTQDTRTLQASLSILESLVLNGTGRYAMVDQEVTLPNLIMHMQSSSVEIQQSAVALINALFLKAESTTKRKTLAATLSSRHIRNVIVTAVLQRSQQHVGTEMAHQLYVLQTLLLNLLDERRVGVDPNDAEARERILELRRIAFDVEADGTCSTTSGGRKGGGYAKDYKKLGFQNHTNPIEDFSEPPGILALDNMVYFARNHTESYTKFVLENSCRADEHECPFGRSSIRLTRLLAEILKIGEPPTEQGKTYYPMFFTHDHPFEEFFCIGIMLLNKTWKEMRATTEDFVKVFSVVQEQISRALATEPPLMSLDKFRSKLAMLTYSEIMNLWQQEQSTREEWESQARPIIELREQVTPEIMDLIQQQRVQFLCEGTLFTKYSAKGHRIKDKFWYCRLSPSQKVFHYGDCEENATPSLEELPHKLPVIEIRSLATGRECPYMKDTRKAKSTASLAFSLLPDSNQEPLNFVASNEKIFDYWTDGINALLGKKMVSKETKNDLETLLSMEIKLRLLDTEGVDIPESPPPLPKEPPNFDFCYEFK from the exons ATGAAGGGCGCCCGCCAGTCAAAGCCAGGCACGATGTCCGCCATCAAGGACGCGCACATCGTCAAGATCGCCGTCGAGATGGACGAGCAAGTGCCGCAGCTCATCGAGTTCGACCAGCAGCGACCGCTCACGGCCATCATCCAGGACCTGTGCAACACCTGGGCGCTGGCCGAGCCCGAGCAGTACTCACTCCAGTTCTCCGACAATGCCCGCTCGTACATCACGGAGAAGAACCGAAACGACATTAAGAACGGCTACGTCCTGCGCCTGACGCACAGCCCCGCCAAGACTGCGCAGGACATCCTCGACAAGCTGCACTCGAACAAGCCCGATGACATGCGGGTGGCCCTGGAGCGTCTGCAGAGGCTTTCGTCGGACTACACGTTCGCGCTGGAGTTCATAAACAAGCAGGGACACCAACTGCTCATCAACATGGTCGAAGCGGGTTCCTACACGGGCGATCACTTGGCGCTCACCTTGCAGTCGTTCGTAGAACTCATGGATCACGGCATCGTCTTATGGGACATTTTGGAACCCAAGTTTGTTGGCCGCGTCGCCAATCAG GTGAATGTCAACACAACTCAGGACACAAGGACATTACAGGCCTCACTATCCATATTGGAATCTCTTGTACTGAACGGCACTGGTCGCTATGCCATGGTAGATCAAGAGGTCACATTACCAAATCTTATTATGCACATGCAGTCATCATCAGTGGAAATACAGCAGTCTGCTGTGGCACTGATCAACGCGCTCTTCCTCAAAGCTGAGAGCACCACGAAGCGGAAGACACTAGCGGCAACCCTGTCCTCGCGGCACATTCGCAATGTAATTGTCACGGCTGTCCTCCAACGTTCACAACAGCATGTTGGCACTGAAATGGCTCATCAACTTTATGTTCTTCAAACACTGCTGCTTAACTTACTGGATGAACGGCGTGTCGGTGTTGACCCAAATGATGCTGAGGCACGCGAGCGAATCCTTGAACTACGACGCATTGCATTTGACGTTGAAGCCGACGGCACCTGCAGCACTACAAGTGGTGGCCGGAAAGGCGGTGGCTATGCAAAAGACTACAAGAAGCTGGGTTTTCAAAACCATACCAATCCTATCGAGGACTTCAGTGAACCACCCGGAATATTGGCATTAGACAACATGGTATACTTCGCTAGGAACCACACAGAAAGCTACACCAAATTTGTTCTCGAAAACTCGTGCAGGGCTGATGAGCACGAGTGCCCGTTTGGCCGTAGCAGTATTCGACTAACACGGCTTCTGGCTGAAATCCTCAAGATAGGTGAACCTCCTACAGAGCAAGGAAAGACTTATTACCCAATGTTCTTTACACACGACCATCCATTCGAAGAATTCTTTTGCATCGGCATCATGCTCTTGAACAAGACTTGGAAAGAGATGAGGGCAACGACCGAAGACTTTGTGAAGGTGTTTAGTGTAGTCCAGGAACAGATCAGCCGTGCTTTGGCCACAGAGCCACCTCTCATGAGTCTTGACAAGTTCCGCAGCAAGCTCGCCATGCTGACCTACTCAGAGATCATGAACCTGTGGCAGCAGGAACAGTCTACGAGGGAAGAATGGGAGAGCCAAGCACGGCCCATCATCGAGCTCCGAGAGCAGGTCACGCCCGAGATAATGGACCTGATCCAGCAGCAGAGGGTGCAGTTCCTATGTGAGGGCACACTGTTCACCAAGTACTCAGCCAAGGGTCACAGGATCAAGGACAAGTTTTGGTACTGCCGACTGTCACCGAGCCAAAAGgtcttccactacggcgactGCGAGGAAAACGCGACACCCAGCCTCGAAGAGCTGCCGCACAAGCTGCCCGTGATCGAAATCAGAAGTCTAGCGACTGGCCGTGAGTGTCCATACATGAAAGACACTCGCAAGGCAAAGTCTACAGCTTCGCTGGCTTTTTCGCTCTTACCAGACTCTAATCAAGAGCCTCTAAACTTTGTTGCATCAAACGAAAAGATCTTTGACTACTGGACAGATGGCATCAATGCCTTGCTTGGCAAGAAGATGGTCAGCAAGGAAACGAAAAATGACTTAGAAACACTGCTTAGTATGGAGATCAAGCTGAGGCTTTTGGACACGGAAGGTGTGGACATCCCAGAGAGCCCACCACCACTTCCTAAGGAACCGCCTAACTTTGACTTCTGCTACGAGTTTAAGTAG